The proteins below come from a single Tepidisphaeraceae bacterium genomic window:
- a CDS encoding family 1 glycosylhydrolase — MTAKPSSTTSIRPADPVDTLRFMFAVGIECSCPKIEGNLRVDQLRDTGHYELWKTDLKLVRELGLRYLRYGPPIYKICAQQGKYDWSELDPVMNEMRRLGIVPIIDLCHFGLPDWMGDFQNPEWPLWFAEYAHAFAEHYPWVRYYTPVNEIYVTALFSASYGWWNERLMSDHGFVTNIKHCCKASVLAMRAILDLRPDAIFIYSESTEYVHPGSPDTVMQAHFMNERRFLSLDLLFGHDVSATMYRYLLASGMTADEYMWFRDVRDLRTHCIMGTDYYITNEHVIRSNGTSIGAGDVYGYYVITRQYFDRYRLPVMHTETNRAAKHAVEWLWKEWMNLLRLREDGVPIVGFTWFGLVDMKDWDSALTKMRGTVNPVGLYTLARKQRKVAREYRRLVEEYSHLPISSSKFPILTA, encoded by the coding sequence TTGACCGCCAAACCATCCAGCACGACGTCTATTCGCCCGGCCGACCCCGTCGACACGTTGCGGTTCATGTTCGCCGTGGGCATCGAGTGTTCGTGCCCGAAGATCGAGGGCAACCTGCGCGTCGACCAGCTGCGCGACACGGGGCATTACGAGCTGTGGAAGACCGACCTGAAGCTTGTTCGCGAGCTGGGCCTGCGCTATCTGCGGTACGGGCCGCCGATCTACAAGATCTGCGCGCAACAGGGCAAGTACGACTGGAGCGAGCTGGACCCGGTGATGAACGAGATGCGCCGGCTGGGCATCGTGCCGATCATCGACCTCTGCCACTTCGGTCTGCCGGACTGGATGGGGGACTTTCAGAACCCCGAGTGGCCGTTGTGGTTTGCGGAATACGCGCACGCGTTCGCGGAGCATTACCCGTGGGTGCGGTATTACACGCCGGTGAACGAGATCTACGTGACGGCCCTGTTCAGCGCCAGCTACGGCTGGTGGAACGAACGGCTGATGAGCGACCATGGCTTCGTCACCAACATCAAGCACTGCTGCAAGGCGAGCGTGCTGGCGATGCGCGCAATCCTCGACTTGCGGCCGGACGCGATCTTCATCTACAGCGAGAGCACCGAGTACGTTCACCCCGGCAGCCCCGACACGGTCATGCAGGCCCACTTCATGAACGAACGGCGGTTCCTGTCGCTGGACCTGCTCTTCGGCCACGACGTGTCGGCGACGATGTACCGCTACCTGCTCGCCAGCGGCATGACCGCAGACGAGTACATGTGGTTCCGCGACGTGCGCGACCTGCGCACCCACTGCATCATGGGGACCGACTACTATATCACCAACGAGCACGTGATAAGGTCCAACGGCACCAGCATCGGCGCCGGTGACGTCTACGGCTACTACGTCATCACAAGGCAATACTTCGACCGCTATCGCCTGCCCGTCATGCACACCGAGACCAACCGCGCCGCCAAGCACGCGGTGGAATGGCTGTGGAAGGAATGGATGAACCTGTTGCGCCTGCGCGAGGACGGCGTGCCGATCGTCGGCTTCACCTGGTTCGGCCTGGTCGACATGAAGGACTGGGACAGCGCCCTGACCAAGATGCGCGGCACCGTGAACCCCGTCGGC